A part of Methanomicrobia archaeon genomic DNA contains:
- a CDS encoding V-type ATP synthase subunit A, whose product MGEEGVIDRIAGPLVIADKMRGCEMYEVIKVGEEGLMGETIRLDGALAYIQVYEDTTGLKPGEPVIRTKAPLSVELGPGILKNFYDGVQRPLEDIARKVGDYITRGVTVDSLNRTKKWKFTPTAEEGKEVVGGDILGEVPETKVIQHKILVPPKVKGKLLEIKEGEFTVTDSIARLQTDGEDMELTMMQKWPVRKGRPYKEKLDPEVPLLTGQRINDTFFPIAKGGTGAIPGGFGTGKTVMQHQLARWANAQVIVYIGCGERGNEMTEVLEDFPKLIDPYSGEKLMERSTLIANTSNMPVAAREASIYTGITLAEYYRDMGYDSAIQADSTSRWAEALREISGRLEEMPGEEGYPAYLATRLSDFYERAGRVKALCSDSENRIGSVTVVGAVSPPGGDFSEPVTQNTLRVAGVFWALDSTLADRRHFPAISWLRSYSLYLADLRGWYNKPESPDFMEQQEEMMALLQKESELQEIVQLVGADALPPRERGTLEVARMIREDFLQQNAYHDIDSFCSLEKQYLMAKIVLQWYNHANELIERGIGIEKIEGMKIKDTIARMKYVPSDEFGKKYEEITGEMKREFDEIMMKEETAA is encoded by the coding sequence ATGGGCGAAGAGGGAGTGATAGATCGGATAGCAGGTCCGTTAGTTATTGCTGATAAGATGCGCGGATGCGAGATGTATGAAGTGATTAAGGTAGGCGAAGAAGGATTAATGGGCGAGACGATCAGACTAGATGGCGCCCTTGCTTATATTCAGGTCTATGAAGATACAACGGGTTTAAAGCCCGGTGAGCCGGTGATAAGGACCAAAGCGCCCTTATCGGTTGAACTTGGCCCAGGTATTTTAAAGAATTTTTACGATGGTGTGCAGCGCCCTCTGGAAGATATCGCGCGTAAAGTGGGAGATTACATCACCCGGGGGGTCACGGTGGATTCTCTTAACCGGACGAAGAAGTGGAAGTTTACACCCACGGCAGAGGAGGGCAAAGAGGTTGTCGGTGGCGATATTCTGGGCGAGGTTCCCGAGACGAAGGTGATACAGCATAAAATTCTCGTGCCGCCTAAGGTAAAAGGTAAACTTCTGGAGATAAAAGAGGGTGAATTCACCGTTACTGATAGCATTGCGAGATTACAAACAGACGGCGAAGACATGGAATTAACGATGATGCAGAAATGGCCGGTGCGAAAAGGGCGGCCGTATAAGGAGAAATTAGATCCCGAAGTGCCGCTGTTGACTGGCCAGCGAATAAATGATACCTTCTTCCCCATAGCGAAAGGCGGTACGGGCGCTATTCCGGGAGGGTTCGGGACCGGGAAGACGGTCATGCAGCACCAATTAGCACGATGGGCGAACGCGCAGGTTATCGTATATATCGGGTGCGGCGAGCGTGGGAACGAGATGACGGAGGTTCTGGAGGATTTTCCCAAGCTGATTGATCCGTACAGCGGCGAGAAGCTGATGGAGCGTTCCACGCTCATTGCGAACACGTCCAATATGCCTGTTGCGGCACGGGAAGCGTCTATTTATACCGGCATCACACTCGCCGAGTATTATCGAGATATGGGCTACGACTCGGCGATTCAGGCTGATTCGACTTCGCGCTGGGCAGAAGCGCTGCGAGAGATCTCGGGCAGATTAGAGGAGATGCCGGGTGAAGAGGGGTATCCCGCTTATTTAGCCACGCGATTGTCTGATTTCTACGAGCGAGCAGGCCGTGTAAAGGCCTTATGCTCTGATTCTGAGAATAGGATAGGCTCTGTCACCGTTGTGGGTGCGGTATCACCACCAGGAGGCGATTTCTCGGAGCCGGTAACGCAGAATACGCTGCGTGTGGCGGGCGTCTTCTGGGCGCTCGATTCCACCCTGGCGGATAGGAGGCACTTCCCTGCTATCAGCTGGCTGCGTAGCTATTCACTTTACTTGGCGGACCTCAGGGGCTGGTATAATAAGCCCGAGTCGCCTGATTTCATGGAGCAGCAGGAAGAGATGATGGCACTCTTGCAGAAAGAATCGGAACTGCAGGAGATCGTGCAGCTCGTGGGTGCGGATGCGCTTCCGCCACGGGAACGGGGCACGTTGGAAGTAGCCCGTATGATACGCGAGGATTTCCTGCAACAAAATGCGTACCATGATATTGACTCGTTCTGCTCGTTGGAGAAGCAGTATTTGATGGCAAAGATCGTCCTGCAGTGGTACAACCATGCGAACGAATTGATAGAGCGCGGTATAGGCATAGAGAAGATAGAGGGAATGAAAATAAAGGATACCATAGCGCGGATGAAATACGTCCCGAGCGATGAGTTTGGAAAGAAGTACGAGGAGATAACGGGCGAGATGAAGCGTGAATTTGACGAGATAATGATGAAGGAGGAAACGGCTGCGTGA
- a CDS encoding V-type ATP synthase subunit B codes for MAVDTSAREYTTIREAAGPLIVVENVEGVMYGEVVKIVTPSGEEKNGQVLEASTGVAVVQVFEGTSGIDTAKTRVRFTGDIMRISVSQDMVGRFFDGLGRPRDGGPEVIPEDRLSVIGASINPTTRDYPREFIQTGISTIDGMNTLVRGQKLPIFSGAGMPHNALAAQIARQAKVLSSGEPFSVVFAAMGITHEEASFFMHDFERTGAIERIVAFLNLADDPAIERFITPRMALTAAEFLAYEYDMHILVILTDMTNYCEALREISAAREEVPGRRGYPGYMYTDLSTNYERAGRIRGRKGSITQIPILSMPDDDITHPIPDLTGYITEGQFVLSRDLHRRGIYPPVDVLPSLSRLMNEGIGPGRTREDHSGVSNQLYAGYAEGRDMRDLVAVVGEEALTTRDRRFLEFADEFEKRFVTQSKDEDRSIEETLDLGWDLLAALPEGELKRIDEHIIKKYHPSYRAKA; via the coding sequence ATGGCGGTAGATACTTCTGCACGTGAATACACAACGATAAGAGAAGCGGCAGGTCCGTTGATTGTGGTGGAGAACGTAGAGGGCGTTATGTACGGTGAAGTCGTGAAGATCGTTACACCGTCAGGCGAGGAGAAGAACGGGCAGGTGTTGGAAGCGAGCACCGGAGTTGCAGTGGTTCAGGTCTTCGAGGGCACCTCAGGCATAGACACGGCGAAGACGCGCGTGCGATTCACCGGCGATATCATGAGGATAAGCGTTTCTCAGGATATGGTAGGGCGATTCTTCGACGGTCTGGGCAGGCCGCGAGATGGCGGACCTGAAGTGATACCGGAAGACAGGCTCTCGGTTATCGGCGCGTCGATCAATCCTACTACCCGTGATTACCCCCGTGAGTTCATTCAGACGGGCATTTCCACCATTGACGGCATGAACACGCTGGTGCGCGGTCAGAAGTTACCGATATTCTCCGGCGCGGGCATGCCACACAACGCACTGGCAGCGCAAATCGCGCGGCAGGCGAAGGTGTTGAGCTCAGGCGAGCCGTTCTCCGTGGTCTTCGCAGCAATGGGGATTACGCATGAGGAGGCGTCGTTCTTCATGCACGATTTCGAACGCACGGGTGCAATCGAGCGGATCGTTGCGTTCCTTAACCTCGCGGACGACCCAGCAATCGAGCGATTCATCACGCCGCGAATGGCATTGACCGCGGCTGAGTTCCTCGCGTACGAGTATGATATGCACATCCTCGTTATCCTTACGGACATGACGAACTACTGTGAGGCGTTACGAGAGATTTCAGCGGCACGCGAAGAAGTGCCGGGACGACGCGGTTATCCTGGATACATGTACACCGATCTCTCGACCAATTACGAGCGTGCAGGCCGAATACGAGGTCGCAAAGGCTCGATTACCCAGATACCCATCCTGAGTATGCCGGATGACGATATCACGCATCCTATCCCTGACCTGACGGGCTATATTACCGAGGGGCAGTTCGTGCTCTCACGCGACCTGCACCGACGGGGTATCTATCCGCCAGTGGACGTGCTGCCGTCGTTGTCACGACTGATGAACGAAGGGATCGGTCCGGGACGGACGAGAGAAGACCATTCAGGCGTTTCCAATCAGCTCTATGCCGGTTACGCGGAAGGCAGAGATATGCGTGATCTGGTGGCCGTGGTCGGTGAAGAGGCGTTGACAACGAGGGATCGCCGGTTCCTGGAGTTCGCGGACGAGTTCGAGAAGCGGTTCGTGACGCAGAGCAAAGACGAGGACCGGAGCATAGAGGAGACGCTGGATCTCGGCTGGGACTTACTGGCAGCACTACCGGAAGGCGAACTCAAGCGAATCGACGAGCACATCATCAAGAAGTATCATCCGAGCTACCGGGCGAAGGCGTAA
- a CDS encoding type II toxin-antitoxin system HicB family antitoxin encodes MKYTIILEKEEEGGYSAQCLELPGAISQGETKEEALRNIKEAIEALLEVLNQKLKWLVKA; translated from the coding sequence ATGAAGTACACCATAATCCTTGAAAAGGAAGAAGAAGGCGGATATTCGGCGCAATGTCTCGAATTACCAGGCGCTATCAGCCAGGGCGAGACAAAGGAGGAAGCATTGCGGAACATAAAAGAAGCGATTGAAGCGTTGTTAGAGGTGCTTAACCAGAAGTTAAAATGGTTAGTGAAAGCCTAA
- a CDS encoding type II toxin-antitoxin system HicB family antitoxin, producing MRTIIQIHKEGKYFVAVDLVTNVADQGLTEEEAIANLKKGLEEHYQILMELAPKDRKISFLDIEVEKHAQTPSTVS from the coding sequence ATGAGAACCATAATCCAGATCCATAAGGAAGGCAAGTATTTCGTGGCAGTTGATTTGGTAACTAATGTGGCGGATCAAGGATTAACGGAAGAGGAAGCGATAGCGAACTTAAAGAAAGGGCTTGAAGAGCATTACCAGATCCTTATGGAACTCGCGCCAAAGGATCGAAAAATCTCTTTTTTAGACATTGAGGTAGAGAAACATGCCCAAACTCCCAGTACTGTCAGCTAA
- a CDS encoding YIP1 family protein translates to MDINAIIDRAKNVVLSPQSTLETAKAEQPSMQDLITYVAIVAVPTLIGIIIGYGVVGIGTFGFHYKVPFQWAVTWGIMQYVLSIIGVIVFGFVLNLLAPSFSSKQDQIQSTKLVAYASTPGLLAGILNIFPPLSILAFLAGLYGLYILYLGIPVLMETPEDKRLIYLSVAIVAYIVIMAVVGAITSGVMWGIVGSPYTPGFPM, encoded by the coding sequence ATGGATATAAATGCAATAATAGACCGGGCGAAGAATGTGGTGTTAAGCCCTCAATCGACTTTAGAGACTGCAAAAGCTGAACAACCAAGTATGCAAGATCTCATCACGTACGTCGCAATCGTCGCAGTACCCACACTGATCGGTATTATCATCGGATATGGTGTCGTTGGCATCGGAACCTTTGGGTTTCATTATAAAGTGCCGTTTCAGTGGGCAGTGACATGGGGTATCATGCAGTATGTACTCTCGATCATCGGCGTCATCGTCTTTGGATTCGTACTGAATCTGCTTGCACCAAGTTTTTCATCGAAGCAAGATCAGATACAGTCGACGAAGCTCGTTGCATACGCAAGCACACCGGGGCTCCTCGCAGGAATTCTCAATATATTCCCGCCTCTTTCGATCTTGGCCTTCTTGGCAGGTCTTTATGGACTATACATCCTATATTTGGGCATACCGGTGCTTATGGAGACGCCCGAGGATAAACGATTGATATACCTCAGCGTCGCGATTGTCGCGTATATCGTCATCATGGCTGTCGTCGGCGCGATCACGAGTGGCGTGATGTGGGGAATAGTCGGTAGTCCTTATACCCCCGGTTTCCCTATGTAG